A stretch of the Gracilinanus agilis isolate LMUSP501 chromosome 4, AgileGrace, whole genome shotgun sequence genome encodes the following:
- the NEK8 gene encoding serine/threonine-protein kinase Nek8 isoform X2, whose translation MTKDERLAAQNECQVLKLLNHPNVIEYYENFLEDKALMIAMEYAPGGTLAEYIQKRCNSLLDEETILHFFVQILLALHHVHSHLILHRDLKTQNILLDKQRMIVKIGDFGISKILSSKSKAYTVVGTPCYISPELCEGKPYNQKSDIWALGCVLYELASLKRAFEAANLPALVLKIMSGTFAPISDRYSTELRQLVLSLLSLDPARRPPLSHIMAQPLCVRALLNLYTDVGSVRMKRVEKPLGGIPPVPGSRTGSRPSGPRSRGVPQGPSRPAIPPPLSSVYTWGGGLSVPTRLPMLNTEVVQVSSGRTQKAGVTRSGRLILWEAPPMGVGGGVLLPGALEQPQPQFISRFLEGQSGVTIKHVACGDLFTACLTDRGIIMTFGSGSNGCLGHGSFTDLSQPTIVEALLGYEMVQVACGASHVLALSTERDLFAWGRGDGGRLGLGTRESHSSPQQVPVPPEQEAQWVVCGIDSSMILTVPGRALACGSNRFNKLGLDRVSPGEEPTPTDQVEEALSFMPLGSVPLDSEPLVSVDVGTAHSAAVTASGECYTFGSNQHGQLGTSARRGSRAPCLVAGLQGIKVVMVACGDAFTVAIGAEGDVYTWGKGARGRLGRKDEDAGLPRPVQLDEAQPYTVTSVACCHGNTLLAIRPATEESIPP comes from the exons ATGACCAAGGATGAGCGGCTGGCGGCCCAGAACGAGTGCCAGGTGCTCAAGCTGCTGAACCACCCCAACGTGATCGAGTACTACGAGAACTTCCTGGAGGACAAGGCCCTCATGATCGCCATGGAGTATGCACCAG GCGGCACGCTGGCGGAGTACATCCAGAAGCGCTGCAACTCCCTGCTGGACGAGGAGACCATCCTGCACTTCTTCGTGCAGATCCTGCTGGCCCTGCACCACGTGCACAGCCACCTCATCCTGCACCGAGACCTCAAGACCCAGAATATCTTGCTGGACAAACAGCGCATGATCGTCAAGATAGGGGACTTTGGCATCTCCAAGATTCTGAGCAGCAAGAGCAAGGCCTACACG GTGGTGGGAACCCCGTGTTACATCTCCCCCGAGCTGTGCGAGGGCAAACCCTACAACCAGAAGAGCGACATCTGGGCCCTGGGCTGTGTCCTCTATGAGCTGGCCAGCCTCAAGAGGGCCTTCGAGGCGGCG AACCTCCCAGCCCTGGTCCTGAAGATCATGAGCGGCACCTTTGCGCCCATCTCTGATCGCTATAGCACGGAGCTCCGGCAGCTGGTGCTGAGTCTGCTGAGCCTGGATCCCGCCAGGCGGCCCCCGCTGAGCCACATCATGGCCCAGCCCCTGTGTGTGCGAGCGCTGCTCAATCTCTACACCGACGTGGGCAGCGTCAGGATGAAAAG GGTGGAGAAGCCCCTGGGTGGCATACCCCCTGTGCCAGGCAGCCGAACAGGCAGTAGGCCAAGCGGCCCCCGATCCCGAG GTGTGCCCCAGGGGCCATCCCGGCCGGCCATCCCCCCTCCCCTGTCCTCTGTCTACACCTGGGGTGGCGGGCTCAGCGTGCCCACGAGGCTGCCCATGCTCAACACGGAGGTGGTCCAGGTCTCGTCCGGGCGCACCCAGAAGGCCGGCGTCACCCGGTCGGGCCGCCTCATCCTGTGGGAG GCGCCCCCCATGGGCGTGGGGGGAGGCGTCCTGCTGCCCGGAGCCTTGGAGCAGCCACAACCCCAGTTCATCTCAAGGTTCCTGGAGGGCCAGTCGGGCGTGACCATCAAGCACGTGGCCTGCGGGGACCTCTTTACCGCTTGCCTCACTG ACCGAGGCATCATCATGACTTTCGGCAGCGGCAGTAACGGCTGCCTGGGCCATGGCAGTTTCACTGACCTCAGCCAG CCTACAATTGTGGAGGCCCTGCTGGGCTATGAGATGGTGCAGGTGGCCTGTGGGGCCTCCCACGTCTTGGCCCTATCCACAGAGCGGGACCTGTTTGCCTGGGGCCGTGGGGATGGCG GCCGACTGGGGCTGGGCACCAGGGAGTCCCACAGCTCCCCACAGCAGGTGCCCGTGCCCCCTGAACAGGAAGCCCAGTGGGTTGTGTGTGGCATTGACTCATCTATGATCCTCACAGTCCCTGGCCGGGCCCTGGCCTGTGGGAGCAACAG GTTTAACAAGCTGGGATTGGACCGAGTGTCCCCTGGAGAGGAGCCCACCCCAACTGACCAGGTGGAAGAAGCCCTGAGCTTTATGCCCCTTGGCTCTGTACCCCTGGACTCAGAGCCGCTGGTCAGCGTCGATGTAGGCACTGCCCACTCTGCTGCCGTAACAG CCTCTGGAGAATGCTACACATTTGGCAGCAACCAGCATGGGCAGCTGGGCACCAGTGCCCGACGGGGCAGCCGAGCCCCGTGCTTGGTGGCAGGGCTCCAGGGCATCAAGGTGGTGATGGTGGCTTGTGGGGATGCCTTCACTGTGGCCATTGGTGCAG AAGGAGATGTGTACACCTGGGGCAAAGGTGCCCGTGGCCGCCTGGGGCGGAAGGATGAAGATGCTGGGCTCCCCAGGCCTGTGCAGTTGGATGAGGCTCAGCCCTACACAGTGACCTCTGTGGCCTGTTGCCATGGGAACACCCTGCTGGCCATCCGCC CTGCCACAGAGGAATCCATACCACCTTGA
- the NEK8 gene encoding serine/threonine-protein kinase Nek8 isoform X1 yields the protein MEKYERIRVVGRGAFGIVHLCLRKADQKLVIIKQIPVEQMTKDERLAAQNECQVLKLLNHPNVIEYYENFLEDKALMIAMEYAPGGTLAEYIQKRCNSLLDEETILHFFVQILLALHHVHSHLILHRDLKTQNILLDKQRMIVKIGDFGISKILSSKSKAYTVVGTPCYISPELCEGKPYNQKSDIWALGCVLYELASLKRAFEAANLPALVLKIMSGTFAPISDRYSTELRQLVLSLLSLDPARRPPLSHIMAQPLCVRALLNLYTDVGSVRMKRVEKPLGGIPPVPGSRTGSRPSGPRSRGVPQGPSRPAIPPPLSSVYTWGGGLSVPTRLPMLNTEVVQVSSGRTQKAGVTRSGRLILWEAPPMGVGGGVLLPGALEQPQPQFISRFLEGQSGVTIKHVACGDLFTACLTDRGIIMTFGSGSNGCLGHGSFTDLSQPTIVEALLGYEMVQVACGASHVLALSTERDLFAWGRGDGGRLGLGTRESHSSPQQVPVPPEQEAQWVVCGIDSSMILTVPGRALACGSNRFNKLGLDRVSPGEEPTPTDQVEEALSFMPLGSVPLDSEPLVSVDVGTAHSAAVTASGECYTFGSNQHGQLGTSARRGSRAPCLVAGLQGIKVVMVACGDAFTVAIGAEGDVYTWGKGARGRLGRKDEDAGLPRPVQLDEAQPYTVTSVACCHGNTLLAIRPATEESIPP from the exons ATGGAGAAGTACGAGCGGATCCGGGTGGTGGGGAGAGGCGCCTTCGG GATCGTGCACCTGTGCCTGCGGAAGGCCGACCAGAAGCTGGTGATCATCAAGCAGATCCCGGTGGAGCAGATGACCAAGGATGAGCGGCTGGCGGCCCAGAACGAGTGCCAGGTGCTCAAGCTGCTGAACCACCCCAACGTGATCGAGTACTACGAGAACTTCCTGGAGGACAAGGCCCTCATGATCGCCATGGAGTATGCACCAG GCGGCACGCTGGCGGAGTACATCCAGAAGCGCTGCAACTCCCTGCTGGACGAGGAGACCATCCTGCACTTCTTCGTGCAGATCCTGCTGGCCCTGCACCACGTGCACAGCCACCTCATCCTGCACCGAGACCTCAAGACCCAGAATATCTTGCTGGACAAACAGCGCATGATCGTCAAGATAGGGGACTTTGGCATCTCCAAGATTCTGAGCAGCAAGAGCAAGGCCTACACG GTGGTGGGAACCCCGTGTTACATCTCCCCCGAGCTGTGCGAGGGCAAACCCTACAACCAGAAGAGCGACATCTGGGCCCTGGGCTGTGTCCTCTATGAGCTGGCCAGCCTCAAGAGGGCCTTCGAGGCGGCG AACCTCCCAGCCCTGGTCCTGAAGATCATGAGCGGCACCTTTGCGCCCATCTCTGATCGCTATAGCACGGAGCTCCGGCAGCTGGTGCTGAGTCTGCTGAGCCTGGATCCCGCCAGGCGGCCCCCGCTGAGCCACATCATGGCCCAGCCCCTGTGTGTGCGAGCGCTGCTCAATCTCTACACCGACGTGGGCAGCGTCAGGATGAAAAG GGTGGAGAAGCCCCTGGGTGGCATACCCCCTGTGCCAGGCAGCCGAACAGGCAGTAGGCCAAGCGGCCCCCGATCCCGAG GTGTGCCCCAGGGGCCATCCCGGCCGGCCATCCCCCCTCCCCTGTCCTCTGTCTACACCTGGGGTGGCGGGCTCAGCGTGCCCACGAGGCTGCCCATGCTCAACACGGAGGTGGTCCAGGTCTCGTCCGGGCGCACCCAGAAGGCCGGCGTCACCCGGTCGGGCCGCCTCATCCTGTGGGAG GCGCCCCCCATGGGCGTGGGGGGAGGCGTCCTGCTGCCCGGAGCCTTGGAGCAGCCACAACCCCAGTTCATCTCAAGGTTCCTGGAGGGCCAGTCGGGCGTGACCATCAAGCACGTGGCCTGCGGGGACCTCTTTACCGCTTGCCTCACTG ACCGAGGCATCATCATGACTTTCGGCAGCGGCAGTAACGGCTGCCTGGGCCATGGCAGTTTCACTGACCTCAGCCAG CCTACAATTGTGGAGGCCCTGCTGGGCTATGAGATGGTGCAGGTGGCCTGTGGGGCCTCCCACGTCTTGGCCCTATCCACAGAGCGGGACCTGTTTGCCTGGGGCCGTGGGGATGGCG GCCGACTGGGGCTGGGCACCAGGGAGTCCCACAGCTCCCCACAGCAGGTGCCCGTGCCCCCTGAACAGGAAGCCCAGTGGGTTGTGTGTGGCATTGACTCATCTATGATCCTCACAGTCCCTGGCCGGGCCCTGGCCTGTGGGAGCAACAG GTTTAACAAGCTGGGATTGGACCGAGTGTCCCCTGGAGAGGAGCCCACCCCAACTGACCAGGTGGAAGAAGCCCTGAGCTTTATGCCCCTTGGCTCTGTACCCCTGGACTCAGAGCCGCTGGTCAGCGTCGATGTAGGCACTGCCCACTCTGCTGCCGTAACAG CCTCTGGAGAATGCTACACATTTGGCAGCAACCAGCATGGGCAGCTGGGCACCAGTGCCCGACGGGGCAGCCGAGCCCCGTGCTTGGTGGCAGGGCTCCAGGGCATCAAGGTGGTGATGGTGGCTTGTGGGGATGCCTTCACTGTGGCCATTGGTGCAG AAGGAGATGTGTACACCTGGGGCAAAGGTGCCCGTGGCCGCCTGGGGCGGAAGGATGAAGATGCTGGGCTCCCCAGGCCTGTGCAGTTGGATGAGGCTCAGCCCTACACAGTGACCTCTGTGGCCTGTTGCCATGGGAACACCCTGCTGGCCATCCGCC CTGCCACAGAGGAATCCATACCACCTTGA
- the NEK8 gene encoding serine/threonine-protein kinase Nek8 isoform X3 produces the protein MEKYERIRVVGRGAFGIVHLCLRKADQKLVIIKQIPVEQMTKDERLAAQNECQVLKLLNHPNVIEYYENFLEDKALMIAMEYAPGGTLAEYIQKRCNSLLDEETILHFFVQILLALHHVHSHLILHRDLKTQNILLDKQRMIVKIGDFGISKILSSKSKAYTVVGTPCYISPELCEGKPYNQKSDIWALGCVLYELASLKRAFEAANLPALVLKIMSGTFAPISDRYSTELRQLVLSLLSLDPARRPPLSHIMAQPLCVRALLNLYTDVGSVRMKRVEKPLGGIPPVPGSRTGSRPSGPRSRGEALNNNITLLWSRPGVPQGPSRPAIPPPLSSVYTWGGGLSVPTRLPMLNTEVVQVSSGRTQKAGVTRSGRLILWEAPPMGVGGGVLLPGALEQPQPQFISRFLEGQSGVTIKHVACGDLFTACLTDRGIIMTFGSGSNGCLGHGSFTDLSQPTIVEALLGYEMVQVACGASHVLALSTERDLFAWGRGDGGRLGLGTRESHSSPQQVPVPPEQEAQWVVCGIDSSMILTVPGRALACGSNRFNKLGLDRVSPGEEPTPTDQVEEALSFMPLGSVPLDSEPLVSVDVGTAHSAAVTASGECYTFGSNQHGQLGTSARRGSRAPCLVAGLQGIKVVMVACGDAFTVAIGAEGDVYTWGKGARGRLGRKDEDAGLPRPVQLDEAQPYTVTSVACCHGNTLLAIRPATEESIPP, from the exons ATGGAGAAGTACGAGCGGATCCGGGTGGTGGGGAGAGGCGCCTTCGG GATCGTGCACCTGTGCCTGCGGAAGGCCGACCAGAAGCTGGTGATCATCAAGCAGATCCCGGTGGAGCAGATGACCAAGGATGAGCGGCTGGCGGCCCAGAACGAGTGCCAGGTGCTCAAGCTGCTGAACCACCCCAACGTGATCGAGTACTACGAGAACTTCCTGGAGGACAAGGCCCTCATGATCGCCATGGAGTATGCACCAG GCGGCACGCTGGCGGAGTACATCCAGAAGCGCTGCAACTCCCTGCTGGACGAGGAGACCATCCTGCACTTCTTCGTGCAGATCCTGCTGGCCCTGCACCACGTGCACAGCCACCTCATCCTGCACCGAGACCTCAAGACCCAGAATATCTTGCTGGACAAACAGCGCATGATCGTCAAGATAGGGGACTTTGGCATCTCCAAGATTCTGAGCAGCAAGAGCAAGGCCTACACG GTGGTGGGAACCCCGTGTTACATCTCCCCCGAGCTGTGCGAGGGCAAACCCTACAACCAGAAGAGCGACATCTGGGCCCTGGGCTGTGTCCTCTATGAGCTGGCCAGCCTCAAGAGGGCCTTCGAGGCGGCG AACCTCCCAGCCCTGGTCCTGAAGATCATGAGCGGCACCTTTGCGCCCATCTCTGATCGCTATAGCACGGAGCTCCGGCAGCTGGTGCTGAGTCTGCTGAGCCTGGATCCCGCCAGGCGGCCCCCGCTGAGCCACATCATGGCCCAGCCCCTGTGTGTGCGAGCGCTGCTCAATCTCTACACCGACGTGGGCAGCGTCAGGATGAAAAG GGTGGAGAAGCCCCTGGGTGGCATACCCCCTGTGCCAGGCAGCCGAACAGGCAGTAGGCCAAGCGGCCCCCGATCCCGAGGTGAG GCCTTGAACAATAACATCACACTCCTGTGGAGCCGGC CAGGTGTGCCCCAGGGGCCATCCCGGCCGGCCATCCCCCCTCCCCTGTCCTCTGTCTACACCTGGGGTGGCGGGCTCAGCGTGCCCACGAGGCTGCCCATGCTCAACACGGAGGTGGTCCAGGTCTCGTCCGGGCGCACCCAGAAGGCCGGCGTCACCCGGTCGGGCCGCCTCATCCTGTGGGAG GCGCCCCCCATGGGCGTGGGGGGAGGCGTCCTGCTGCCCGGAGCCTTGGAGCAGCCACAACCCCAGTTCATCTCAAGGTTCCTGGAGGGCCAGTCGGGCGTGACCATCAAGCACGTGGCCTGCGGGGACCTCTTTACCGCTTGCCTCACTG ACCGAGGCATCATCATGACTTTCGGCAGCGGCAGTAACGGCTGCCTGGGCCATGGCAGTTTCACTGACCTCAGCCAG CCTACAATTGTGGAGGCCCTGCTGGGCTATGAGATGGTGCAGGTGGCCTGTGGGGCCTCCCACGTCTTGGCCCTATCCACAGAGCGGGACCTGTTTGCCTGGGGCCGTGGGGATGGCG GCCGACTGGGGCTGGGCACCAGGGAGTCCCACAGCTCCCCACAGCAGGTGCCCGTGCCCCCTGAACAGGAAGCCCAGTGGGTTGTGTGTGGCATTGACTCATCTATGATCCTCACAGTCCCTGGCCGGGCCCTGGCCTGTGGGAGCAACAG GTTTAACAAGCTGGGATTGGACCGAGTGTCCCCTGGAGAGGAGCCCACCCCAACTGACCAGGTGGAAGAAGCCCTGAGCTTTATGCCCCTTGGCTCTGTACCCCTGGACTCAGAGCCGCTGGTCAGCGTCGATGTAGGCACTGCCCACTCTGCTGCCGTAACAG CCTCTGGAGAATGCTACACATTTGGCAGCAACCAGCATGGGCAGCTGGGCACCAGTGCCCGACGGGGCAGCCGAGCCCCGTGCTTGGTGGCAGGGCTCCAGGGCATCAAGGTGGTGATGGTGGCTTGTGGGGATGCCTTCACTGTGGCCATTGGTGCAG AAGGAGATGTGTACACCTGGGGCAAAGGTGCCCGTGGCCGCCTGGGGCGGAAGGATGAAGATGCTGGGCTCCCCAGGCCTGTGCAGTTGGATGAGGCTCAGCCCTACACAGTGACCTCTGTGGCCTGTTGCCATGGGAACACCCTGCTGGCCATCCGCC CTGCCACAGAGGAATCCATACCACCTTGA